In Tolypothrix sp. PCC 7712, a single window of DNA contains:
- a CDS encoding AAA family ATPase: MKPVILGFAGSIASGKSTLSIEVASSLGWQRVSFGDYVRTVAQHQGLGESREVLQTVGATLVNQGMEQFCKAVLAQMDWEPGQPLVVDGIRHAEILSTLRRLVAPSELLLVFVAVNNSTREARLIERGLTHREQWQQFEAHSTEAQVQTVLQAIADFTVDSTQKIEELVKEIVTWVQQLRKEIISQSFNK, encoded by the coding sequence ATGAAACCAGTTATTCTTGGCTTCGCTGGCAGTATTGCCAGTGGCAAGTCAACACTTTCAATCGAGGTAGCTTCATCTCTGGGCTGGCAACGTGTCAGTTTTGGGGACTACGTTCGGACTGTAGCACAGCACCAAGGGCTAGGGGAATCACGAGAAGTATTGCAGACTGTTGGCGCAACTCTTGTTAACCAAGGGATGGAACAGTTCTGTAAAGCAGTTTTGGCACAAATGGACTGGGAACCAGGACAACCATTAGTGGTAGATGGCATCCGTCACGCTGAAATACTCTCGACACTGCGTCGGCTTGTTGCACCCTCGGAATTGCTCCTTGTTTTTGTAGCGGTTAACAACTCAACGCGCGAAGCGCGGTTAATTGAGAGAGGGTTAACCCACCGAGAACAATGGCAGCAGTTTGAGGCCCACTCAACAGAAGCACAAGTGCAAACAGTGTTGCAAGCAATTGCTGACTTTACTGTGGATAGTACCCAAAAAATAGAAGAACTTGTTAAAGAGATTGTGACGTGGGTTCAACAATTGAGGAAGGAGATAATTTCTCAATCTTTTAACAAATAA
- a CDS encoding DUF6932 family protein, whose protein sequence is MIPTFNPDGNLPPGVHWTKWQEFVERFGTTPRRQQLLKGLKSAIDSLSKAGCQVIYIDGSFVTEKENPNDYDGCWDVTGVDPHLLDPILLNFDNGRSAQKIKYQGELFPAQTSESITGKTFLEFFQVDKNTGNPKGIVAIDLRRV, encoded by the coding sequence ATGATACCAACGTTTAACCCTGATGGAAACTTGCCTCCAGGAGTGCATTGGACTAAATGGCAAGAATTCGTGGAACGATTTGGCACGACACCACGCCGACAGCAACTTCTCAAGGGACTGAAGTCTGCCATAGATTCACTGTCAAAGGCAGGTTGCCAAGTGATTTATATCGATGGCAGTTTCGTAACGGAGAAGGAAAATCCTAATGATTATGACGGCTGCTGGGATGTTACAGGTGTTGATCCCCACCTACTTGACCCCATTTTGCTTAACTTCGACAATGGTCGATCTGCCCAAAAAATTAAGTACCAAGGAGAACTCTTCCCAGCGCAAACATCAGAAAGTATTACTGGAAAAACATTTTTAGAGTTTTTCCAGGTTGATAAGAACACTGGCAACCCCAAAGGCATTGTTGCCATAGATTTGCGGAGGGTATAG
- a CDS encoding helix-turn-helix domain-containing protein, producing MIKNERQYRITKAQIDKFSRALEELAEQSQSNQKVHPILQKAQADALQSQLTDLRKQLEEYEALKSGQQAVLAIESLEELPRALIKARIAAGLSQKDLAERLKLKEQQIQRYEDTEYASASFGRLVEVSQALGIKVREDVFLRSVQGSLTTLFQRLNQVGIDRNLVLRRLLPQSTTANIQTEKLTEEEESSLVFRIATLLQRVFKLTPTEIFSSSPLQLNTAALGTVRFKVSARTDERRLSAYTVYAHFLALLLLEATSDLPKKRIPTDANEVREAIISTYGSLTFKNALQYLWSLGVPVLPLKDPSAFHGAFWRVGGRNVIVLKQQTSSAARWLFDLLHELFHAAREPDLDERTVVEAEETAIERRESQEEMEVNLEAGNVVLSGRAEELAQMCVEAANGSVERLKRVVPQIAKRENVPADSLANYMAFRLSLQGINWWGAATNLQVTNDNPWQIARDFLLEQTNFGRLNNVDYNLLLQALSDIDN from the coding sequence ATGATCAAGAACGAGCGGCAGTACCGTATAACAAAGGCCCAAATAGATAAGTTCTCACGTGCGTTAGAAGAACTTGCTGAACAATCACAATCTAACCAAAAGGTGCATCCAATACTGCAAAAGGCTCAAGCGGATGCGTTACAGAGCCAGCTTACCGATCTGCGTAAACAATTAGAGGAATACGAGGCATTAAAATCAGGTCAGCAGGCAGTGCTGGCAATTGAATCATTAGAGGAACTACCACGCGCCCTGATCAAAGCACGCATTGCGGCTGGACTAAGCCAAAAAGATTTGGCTGAACGACTTAAACTCAAAGAACAGCAAATACAACGTTATGAAGATACAGAATATGCCTCTGCAAGCTTTGGGCGATTAGTCGAGGTAAGTCAGGCGCTTGGAATTAAGGTGCGAGAAGATGTTTTCTTGCGTAGTGTTCAAGGTTCACTAACTACACTGTTTCAGCGTCTAAATCAAGTTGGAATCGATCGCAATCTTGTACTTAGACGATTGCTTCCCCAATCAACAACAGCGAATATACAAACAGAAAAGTTAACTGAAGAAGAAGAAAGTAGCTTAGTCTTCCGTATTGCCACACTTTTGCAGCGGGTTTTTAAATTGACACCAACTGAAATTTTTAGCTCCAGTCCATTGCAGCTAAACACGGCAGCGTTAGGAACGGTTCGTTTTAAAGTTTCTGCACGGACAGATGAACGCCGTCTAAGCGCATATACAGTTTATGCCCATTTTCTGGCTCTCCTCTTACTGGAAGCGACATCAGATTTGCCCAAGAAGCGAATTCCTACAGATGCTAATGAAGTTCGAGAAGCAATTATTTCAACTTATGGAAGCCTCACATTTAAAAATGCGTTGCAGTACCTTTGGAGTCTAGGTGTACCAGTGTTACCCCTGAAAGACCCTAGTGCGTTTCATGGAGCTTTTTGGCGTGTGGGAGGACGCAACGTGATTGTTCTCAAACAACAAACGTCATCTGCTGCACGTTGGCTTTTTGACCTCCTTCATGAACTTTTTCATGCTGCACGGGAACCTGATTTAGATGAACGTACCGTTGTCGAAGCTGAAGAGACGGCTATTGAGCGACGGGAATCTCAAGAAGAGATGGAAGTAAATCTAGAGGCTGGGAATGTTGTGCTAAGTGGCCGTGCAGAGGAACTGGCTCAGATGTGTGTAGAAGCAGCAAACGGTAGCGTTGAGCGATTAAAGAGAGTTGTCCCTCAAATCGCTAAAAGAGAGAATGTTCCAGCTGATTCACTTGCCAACTATATGGCATTTCGCTTGTCACTTCAGGGTATCAACTGGTGGGGAGCAGCAACTAATCTCCAGGTGACCAATGATAATCCTTGGCAAATTGCGCGTGATTTCCTTCTTGAGCAAACTAATTTCGGAAGACTAAATAATGTAGATTACAACTTACTTTTGCAAGCACTGTCTGATATAGATAACTGA
- a CDS encoding DUF4186 family protein, whose protein sequence is MADQFGQCHSCGADLVDWSRVQKRDLSDVNYTFAALKHELIRHYFWHIEIDQKAINHARRKGKNGMRVAVEKRIRKSVGPAEPPYDGRQTPKENSGNAIYYAQHATACCCRQCMEYWHDIPLGRELTEAEIGYFSDLVMLYINERLPFLTENGEKVPRLKPLRCEESSSTEDEGG, encoded by the coding sequence GTGGCTGACCAATTTGGTCAATGCCATTCATGCGGAGCAGACCTGGTTGATTGGAGCCGAGTCCAAAAACGCGATTTGAGTGATGTAAATTATACTTTTGCGGCTCTCAAGCACGAACTAATCCGGCATTATTTTTGGCACATTGAAATTGACCAAAAGGCAATTAATCATGCCCGCCGCAAAGGTAAAAATGGGATGCGAGTTGCAGTTGAGAAGCGAATTCGCAAATCAGTAGGCCCAGCAGAACCCCCCTATGATGGTCGCCAAACGCCAAAAGAAAATTCAGGGAATGCTATTTACTACGCTCAACACGCCACAGCTTGTTGTTGCCGTCAGTGCATGGAGTATTGGCATGACATCCCGCTTGGTCGAGAATTAACTGAGGCTGAAATAGGATATTTCTCAGATTTGGTGATGCTTTATATCAATGAGCGATTACCGTTTCTCACAGAAAATGGAGAGAAAGTACCACGGCTAAAACCTCTGCGTTGTGAAGAAAGTTCGTCTACAGAGGACGAAGGGGGGTAA
- a CDS encoding ASCH domain-containing protein, which translates to MSESPTFTLHLAILVEPYLQFILDGKKTVESRFSTRKFAPYNRVEKGDVVLLKQSSGPIVGICQVSYVWFYQLEPESWRTIKEGFATAICAQDPDFWKQREAASFATLMRIQNVKSIEPIKFVKRDRRGWVVLHESSSQLQLDLGIS; encoded by the coding sequence TTGTCTGAATCACCGACCTTTACACTTCACTTGGCTATTTTAGTAGAGCCGTATCTTCAATTTATTCTTGATGGTAAAAAAACAGTGGAGTCAAGGTTTTCTACGCGCAAATTTGCTCCATACAACCGCGTGGAAAAAGGTGACGTTGTTTTGTTAAAGCAATCAAGTGGGCCAATTGTGGGAATATGCCAAGTTTCCTATGTTTGGTTTTATCAGCTAGAGCCTGAATCTTGGCGAACTATTAAAGAGGGTTTTGCAACTGCTATATGTGCCCAAGACCCTGATTTTTGGAAACAACGTGAAGCGGCATCATTTGCTACTTTAATGCGAATTCAAAACGTTAAATCCATAGAACCCATCAAATTTGTTAAACGCGATCGCCGAGGTTGGGTGGTCTTGCACGAAAGTTCTAGTCAACTACAACTCGATTTAGGAATTTCATGA